The Plantactinospora sp. KBS50 sequence CGGTGACCGACGCCGACCGGGAGCTGGACACGCTCATCCCGGACTCGGCCAACCAGCCGTACGACATCCACCGGGTGATCGAGCACGTGCTGGACGACGGGGAGTTCCTGGAGGTCCAGCCGCTCTACGCGCAGAACATCGTGGTCGGCTTCGGCCGGGTCGAGGGCGCCCCGGTGGGCGTGGTGGCGAACCAGCCCATGCACTTCGCCGGCTGCCTGGACATCGGCGCCTCCGAGAAGGCCGCCCGGTTCGTCCGGACCTGCGACGCCTTCAACATCCCGGTGCTGACGTTTGTGGACGTACCCGGCTTCCTGCCCGGCACCGACCAGGAGTGGGACGGCATCATCCGCCGCGGCGCCAAGCTGATCTACGCGTACGCCGAGGCCACCGTGCCGAAGGTGACGGTGATCACCCGGAAGGCGTACGGCGGCGCGTACGACGTGATGGGCTCCAAGCACCTGGGCGCGGACCTGAACTTCGCCTGGCCCACCGCGCAGATCGCGGTGATGGGCGCCCAGGGCGCGGTCAACATCCTGTACCGCGCCGAACTGGCCGGCGCCGACGACCCCGCGACCGCCCGGGCCGAGCGGATCAGGGAGTACGAGGACACGCTGGCCAACCCGTACGTCGCGGCCGAACGCGGCTACGTCGACGCGGTGATCGCACCCGCGGAGACCCGGTCGCAGATCGTCCGGGCGCTGCGGGTGCTGCGCACCAAGCGCGAGACCCTGCCGGCCAAGAAGCACGGCAACATCCCGCTGTAACCGCTACCGGTTCACCAGCGCCATCAGCTCGGCCGGCGCAAAAGCCCCGGCCGGAATCCGTTCCCGCAGCGCGCGCCGGACCGCCCGCTGCACGGCCGAGTTCACCGGCGTGGCCACCCGTGCAGCCGCCCCAGCAGCGCGATCTCGCCGTTGAGGTGGTCCGTCTCCGCCGAACCGGTGCCCCGGGCCAGGCTCTGCCAGGTCGAACTGCCGGAGCGCGCCCGGCCGGCGACCGGCCGGATGTTCACCCGGTCGCCCCGTTCGGCCGTCTCCTCCTGCGGCGACGCGTACCCGATGCCGGCCCGGTCGAGCACCGCCGCGCCCTCGGCGCCGACCCGGGCCACCAGACCGGACCGTTCGGCCCCGTCCGGGCCGAGCAGCGCGTCCAGTCCGTTGGCGAGGTTGCGCAGCAGCTTCGCGTACTTCCACCGCAGCACGTCGGGCCGGGCCAGGCCGACGAACCCGGCGGCGGTGAAATCGGCGACGATCTCCCGGACGGTGTCGTCGCCGCCGGCCGGGTAGCAGCCCACCTGGAGCATCCCCGGGTACGGGTGGCCCTCCGCCGCGATCCGGCCCGGCTCCAGGAAACTGGCCGGCAGCCAGACACAGACCGGGTAGACCCGCTGCACGTACCGCAGCGCCATCCGCTCGTTGGCCACCCCGTTCTGCGCGGTGAGCACCGGCAGCCGCTCCGCCAGCGTCCCGCCACCTCGTACCGGCACATCCGCCCAGGTCCGCAGGGCGGCCTCGGTGTCCTGCGACTTCACCGCCAGCACCACGACGGTGTCCGGTTCACACACCAGGCCCGCGGGCTCACCGATCCGCGGATCGTCGTACGCCGGGAGCCGGACCGTCTCCTGCCCGTCCGGGCGGGCCAGCGTGAGGCCGCGCTCCCGGATCGCCGCCAGGTGCGCGCCGCGGGCCACCAACGTCACCTCGTGCCCGGTACGGCCCAGCCGTGCCCCGATCGTGCCACCGACCGCGCCGGCGCCGATGATCAGATAGCGCATCCGCTCATCCTCCCGCGCCGAACCCCAGGTCGCTGAGGATCGGCCCGGCCAGCAGGCCGGCGCCGACGACCAGCGCCGCCACCGCGACCAGCCCGAAGATCGCCACCCAGAACATTCCGGGCAGCGACGTCACCCAGGCCAACTGGTCGGCGTCGGACTGCGGCGCGCGGCCCCGGCGGCGCAGCGACTGCAGCTCGCCGACCGGGCGGACGCCGCCGAGCAGCAGGAACCAGACCCCGGTGTACGCGAACGCCGCCTGCACCTGCGGCGAGGCGTACCAGGACACCGCGAACACCAGCCCGCCGGTGGCCACCAGCGAGACGATGCCGAACAGGTTGCGGATCATCACGAGCATGGCCAGCAGCAGCGCGACGGCGATCCACAGCAGCAGCGTGATCCGGTTGCCGCCGAGCAGCCAGGCGCCGCCCAGGCCGATCAGGGACGGCGCCACATAGCCGGCGAGCAGCGTGAACACCATCCCCGGCCCGCTCGGGCGGCCCGCCGAGAGGGTCAGCCCGGAGGTGTCCGAGTGCAACCGGACGCCCCGCAGCTTCCGCCCGGTGAGCACGGCCGCCAGCGCGTGCCCGCCCTCGTGCGCGATCGTGATCGCGTTGCGGGCGATCCGCCAGGGCAGCCGGGTCACCACCACGAGCAGCGCCACCAGCCCGGTCACCAGCACCAGCAGCGGCGGTGGATCCGGCTGCGCCCCGAACAGTTCGTGCCACAGGTCCGTCATCGAGTCGATCGACACAGGGCGCGAGCCTACGCCGCCGCCACCACTCCGGCTCCGCGTGGACTGTGCAGAGTTGTTGCCGCCCTGGCGGCAACAACTCTGCACAGTTCAGCCTCGGGGGTTCAAATGGTGGGACGCCAACCGGCGGCGAGGAGGGCTGCCCGGAGTTGAGCTGCCACCTCGTCCGGCCGGCGCCGCACGTCGAACGCGGTGAACCGCAAAATCCGATCCCCAGCGATCCACACCTCGTTCTGCCGGCGCAGGTCCGCCGCCCACTGCGCCGCCTCCATGTGATGCGTGCCATCGACCTCCACGTGCAGGCGCCAGCGGCGCCAGTACACATCCAGATAGCGGATCCGACCCCGCGCGTCCGTCCGGCGCTCCTGAAGCTCCGGCCGGGGCAGCCCGTAGCGGCGGCAGAGCCGGACAAAATCGATCTCGGACAGCGCCTCGGCGCCCCGGCCAGGTCGGCCACGGTGTTCAGCATGAGCGCGCGGCGCGGCGTCGTCGGCATCCGATCCAGCACCGCGCGCAGTTCGGCAGGCGTGACCAGGCGCTGCTGGCAGCCGGCCGCCAGGACCCCGTGCGACTCGTCCTCGGTGCGCAGCCAGCGAGCCGCGTCCACCAGGGACCGGGCCATGGTGGTCCGGTCCGGTCGACCCCGCTGACGGTCCGCGTCCGGCAGCGACCGGGTACGCCGTACCCGCACGGCCGGCATCTCCGGGGGGAACCTTCGGGGCGACCGGGCGGTCGCGCGCTCGTACGGGACGAGGACGTCGACCACCCCGTACCGCCATGCCCCGCGCAGACCGCCGGCCCGGGCGGCGGCCAGCCCGGCCAGCAGCGCTCCGTCACCGGCGGCCAGTACCGCCGCCCACCAGTGCTGGTCGGGACGCAGCGGCCCGGTCTCCGCGACCAGAATGCCCCGGCAGAGCCGCCGCCAGCGCCGGGTGGCCAGCCGATGCCGGGCCGCCGAGGGACCGATCTCCCGCACCGCCTGCCGCCAGGTCAACACCCCCGCCTGCCCGAACAGCAGCCACTCCAGCGGGTCGGCATCATCGCTCGGCAGGCGCACCCGTCCGATCGAACCGGTACGTCGGTGGTCGGGAAGTCCGGCGCACGACAGCGCGCGTTCCGATGCCCGACAGCGCGGGGCCGGTGCTGGTCACACGGCCGGCGCCGCGGCTGGCGACCGCGGTTGGCGGCCGCGGGATCGGCTACCACCGGAGGTGGACAACCGGTCCTGCGGCCGCCAGAGGTTCGGCGCGGCGCCGGGTCAGCTCCTTCGTCCGACCTGCGCCCTCGCCCGCAGCGCACCCGCGGCACCGCCGGTTGCCGTCCGCGCCGCGCCGGCCGGCACGGTACGCGAGGCGGCGCTCGACGCGCCGAGGATGCCGGAGCCGGATGCGTGCCGCCGAAGCAGCAGCGCCGCGCCCACCGCAGCGACGGCCACGGCCACGACACTTGCCACGGCGATCAGGACCGCCATGCCCAGACCCGCCAGGATCAGCGCCACGTCGCCGATCGCAACGAGCATCCAGAGCGCCACGCTGGGCTTGTTCGTCCGCCGTCGGAAACTCATGTCGCACCTCCCTTCCGTCGTGCCGGGACAAGTACCCGACTCGGCGGAGGGTCATGCCTGCTTCGGTCCGTACGGGTTGAGCCCGTGCGGATTCGGTCCTTGCTGATTCAGTCCTTGCGGGCCGGGACGAACCACTTGGCGACGATGTCGTCGAACTCCGGCAGGTACTTCTCCCAGTCCTCGGCCCGGGTGTCCCAGCGCAGCGCGTACGCCTGGTCGTGCGCGGTCACGAAGCCCCGGTTGCGCACGTGCACCCGGACACCGCCGCTGTTGGTCTGCAACCACTCCCAGTCGGCGCACGTCTTCCAGTAGTCCACCGCGTGGATGGTGACCCGCTGATAGCCGTTGATGCTGCGCTTGCGGGCGGCCTCCTGCGCGGTCCAGTCGGCGACCGGGTCGTCCTTCGGATGCCGGGTCTGGCCGATGAGCAGCAACCGATCGCCGCTACTGAAGACGATGTTGCCGTACTTGTCGGTGTGCTTGCGCCAGCCGTCGGGCACCGGCACCTTGAAGCCGCTCGGGTCGGCGTACATGTGCCAGCCGGCCGGCAGGGTGGCGCCGGTCGCGCTGGGCGAGGCCGTGGTGGGGCTGGGCTCCGCGCTGGCCGATGCCGACGGCTCGGCGGCGGGTGAGGTGGCGGCCGGCGGCGTCGATGCCGCGCCGGTCGGCCCGGCCGCCGGCGTGTCGTCGTCCGAGTCCCGCAACACCAGCACCGCGACCAGGCCCGCCACCAGCAGGGCCGCGAGCAGCGCCACCAGCACGACGATCCGGGTACGCCCCGGCCGCCGCTCGTCCGGCGGCACGACCGTTATGGGTGCGCGGCCGAGGGCCGGTACGCCGTCCACCCGGGTCCGGGTCCAACCGGCGCCCGCCGATCCCGTACCGGCCGAGCCGGCAGCGTCATCGACCGGCTCGACCGGCCCGTCCGGCTCCGCCGTGGGTCCGTCGCTGTCCGGCCCGGCTGCCCCGGCCCGCTCCCTGTCGGTCGGCTCGCCGGCGGCGCCATCCGTGGCCGCCGATTCCGCGCCGGCCTGCGCCGTGGAGGTCGACTCCGCGCCGGCCTGTGCCACGGAGGCCGGCCCGCCGGCACCGCCGTCGACGGCGGTGCCATCGGTGGCGGCCCGTTCCGGGTCGGCCCGTTCCGCGTCTTCCGGCCGCCCGCCGGCACCGCTGTCGTCCGCCCCGAGCGTGCCGGCACCGCCGTCGGGGGCGGTGGACGGCTCGCCGGTCGGCTTCGCGCCGGTGGCCGGTTGTGCGGGCACGGACACCGTTCCCGCGGCGGCCTCCGGCTTGCCCGCGGCCACCGACCTGCCCGCGGCCTCGGGCGTACCCGCGGCCACCGCGCCGGTCGCCGGCACCTCGTCCGCCACCGGCGTCCCGCCACCGGCCGCACCCCGGGCGCTGGCCGCCGCCCCACCCGCCACGGCCGCGCCGCCCAGTGCCGCGCCGCCAAGTGCCGCGCCGCCAAGTGCCGCGCCCCCCAGTGCCGCGCCGGCAACCGGGGCGGCGCCCCGGGCCGGTCCGGCGGCCGGGTTGACCGGCGGTCGGGGCGCCGGGGCCGGTGCGCTCCGGCCGGTGCCGGTACGCCGTCCCGCGGACCCCTCGCGTCCCTCCCGCGGACCGTCCGGCCCGGGCCGGCGCACGCCGTCCAGCAGCGACAACCCGCTGCGGGGCCGCCGGTGCACGATGCGGCGAAGCTGTCGTTCGGCCTCGTCCGCCGTCATCCGCTGCTCCGGGTCCTTGCGCAGCAGCCCCGCCAGCACGCCCTTGAGCGGCCCGGCGTTCCGGGGCGGAGCGACCGACTCGGTGGCCAGCGCGGCAAGCGTCGCGATGGCCGTGGTTCGGGCGAACGGCGACTGGCCCTCCACGGCGGCGTAGAGCGTGGCGCCCAGCGACCACAGGTCGGCCTGCGGTCCGGCAGTGCCGTCCCGGGCCCGTTCGGGCGCGATGTACGCCGGCGAGCCGAGCACCAGACCGGTGCGGGTCACCGTCGGGTCGCCGGGAACGGTCGCCAGACCGAAGTCGGTGAGCACCACCCGGCCGTCCTCGCCGAGCAGCACGTTGCCGGGCTTGACGTCCCGGTGCATGACGCCGTTGCGGTGCGCGGTCTTGAGCGCGCCGAGCACGCCCAGGCCGATCTCCGCGGCCCGCTGGTAGCCGACCGGGCCGTCCTTGCTGAGCACGTCGTGCAGCGAACGGGACGCGACGTACTCCATGACGATCCACGGGTCGCCGTCGGTACGCAGCACGTCGAAGACGCGTACCACGTTGATGTGGTTGAGCCGGGCGATCGCGCGGGCCTCCCG is a genomic window containing:
- a CDS encoding M50 family metallopeptidase, giving the protein MTDLWHELFGAQPDPPPLLVLVTGLVALLVVVTRLPWRIARNAITIAHEGGHALAAVLTGRKLRGVRLHSDTSGLTLSAGRPSGPGMVFTLLAGYVAPSLIGLGGAWLLGGNRITLLLWIAVALLLAMLVMIRNLFGIVSLVATGGLVFAVSWYASPQVQAAFAYTGVWFLLLGGVRPVGELQSLRRRGRAPQSDADQLAWVTSLPGMFWVAIFGLVAVAALVVGAGLLAGPILSDLGFGAGG
- a CDS encoding DUF559 domain-containing protein, whose product is MEVDGTHHMEAAQWAADLRRQNEVWIAGDRILRFTAFDVRRRPDEVAAQLRAALLAAGWRPTI
- a CDS encoding ketopantoate reductase family protein, yielding MRYLIIGAGAVGGTIGARLGRTGHEVTLVARGAHLAAIRERGLTLARPDGQETVRLPAYDDPRIGEPAGLVCEPDTVVVLAVKSQDTEAALRTWADVPVRGGGTLAERLPVLTAQNGVANERMALRYVQRVYPVCVWLPASFLEPGRIAAEGHPYPGMLQVGCYPAGGDDTVREIVADFTAAGFVGLARPDVLRWKYAKLLRNLANGLDALLGPDGAERSGLVARVGAEGAAVLDRAGIGYASPQEETAERGDRVNIRPVAGRARSGSSTWQSLARGTGSAETDHLNGEIALLGRLHGWPRR
- a CDS encoding protein kinase, which produces MSNAHPRLVADRYRLLQPLGQGGMGRVWRARDEVLHRDVAIKELVPPPGLTDEERQEMRERSLREARAIARLNHINVVRVFDVLRTDGDPWIVMEYVASRSLHDVLSKDGPVGYQRAAEIGLGVLGALKTAHRNGVMHRDVKPGNVLLGEDGRVVLTDFGLATVPGDPTVTRTGLVLGSPAYIAPERARDGTAGPQADLWSLGATLYAAVEGQSPFARTTAIATLAALATESVAPPRNAGPLKGVLAGLLRKDPEQRMTADEAERQLRRIVHRRPRSGLSLLDGVRRPGPDGPREGREGSAGRRTGTGRSAPAPAPRPPVNPAAGPARGAAPVAGAALGGAALGGAALGGAALGGAAVAGGAAASARGAAGGGTPVADEVPATGAVAAGTPEAAGRSVAAGKPEAAAGTVSVPAQPATGAKPTGEPSTAPDGGAGTLGADDSGAGGRPEDAERADPERAATDGTAVDGGAGGPASVAQAGAESTSTAQAGAESAATDGAAGEPTDRERAGAAGPDSDGPTAEPDGPVEPVDDAAGSAGTGSAGAGWTRTRVDGVPALGRAPITVVPPDERRPGRTRIVVLVALLAALLVAGLVAVLVLRDSDDDTPAAGPTGAASTPPAATSPAAEPSASASAEPSPTTASPSATGATLPAGWHMYADPSGFKVPVPDGWRKHTDKYGNIVFSSGDRLLLIGQTRHPKDDPVADWTAQEAARKRSINGYQRVTIHAVDYWKTCADWEWLQTNSGGVRVHVRNRGFVTAHDQAYALRWDTRAEDWEKYLPEFDDIVAKWFVPARKD